In Flavobacterium gelatinilyticum, a genomic segment contains:
- the queG gene encoding tRNA epoxyqueuosine(34) reductase QueG produces the protein MSINSKEIYSKFIKEEAKRLGFISCGISKAGFLEQEAPRLEKWLNNNHNGQMAYMENHFDKRLDPTLLVDDAKSVVSLLLNYFPSESQNTDSFKISKYAYGQDYHFVIKEKLKELLYSIEENIGEVSGRAFVDSAPVLDKAWAAKSGLGWIGKNSNLITQKVGSFYFIAELILDLDLEYDHAVTDHCGSCTACIDACPTQAILAPYIVDGSKCISYYTIELKENIPNEMKGKFDEWMFGCDTCQDVCPWNRFSKPHSEPLFNPNPDLISFSKKDWTEITEETFKTVFKNSPIKRTKFEGLKRNIKFLK, from the coding sequence ATGAGTATTAATTCGAAAGAGATCTATTCAAAATTTATAAAAGAAGAAGCTAAGAGGCTTGGTTTTATTTCGTGCGGTATTTCGAAAGCCGGATTTTTGGAGCAAGAAGCACCTCGTTTAGAAAAATGGCTGAATAACAATCATAATGGCCAGATGGCTTATATGGAAAATCATTTTGATAAACGTTTAGATCCAACTTTACTAGTGGATGATGCAAAAAGTGTGGTTTCTTTACTGCTTAATTATTTTCCTTCGGAATCGCAGAATACAGATAGTTTTAAGATATCGAAATATGCTTACGGACAAGATTATCATTTTGTTATTAAGGAAAAGCTAAAAGAATTACTTTATTCTATTGAGGAAAATATAGGCGAAGTTTCCGGACGCGCTTTCGTAGATTCTGCGCCTGTTTTAGATAAAGCCTGGGCCGCCAAAAGCGGTTTGGGATGGATTGGGAAAAACAGTAATCTTATTACCCAAAAAGTAGGTTCATTTTACTTTATAGCAGAACTTATTTTAGATTTGGATCTGGAATACGATCATGCTGTAACAGATCATTGCGGTTCTTGCACTGCTTGTATTGATGCTTGTCCTACACAGGCAATTCTTGCTCCATATATCGTTGATGGCAGCAAATGCATTTCTTACTACACGATTGAACTCAAAGAAAATATTCCGAATGAGATGAAAGGAAAATTTGATGAGTGGATGTTTGGCTGTGATACCTGTCAGGATGTTTGTCCCTGGAACCGTTTTTCGAAACCACATTCGGAACCATTATTTAATCCAAATCCCGATTTAATTTCTTTTTCAAAAAAAGACTGGACAGAAATTACTGAAGAAACTTTTAAAACTGTATTCAAGAATTCTCCTATAAAAAGAACAAAATTTGAAGGGTTAAAACGAAATATTAAATTCTTAAAATAG
- a CDS encoding cytochrome P450, with the protein MPAGEKYNYPSTLSIIRFFLDAEGVRKNPIPFHKRYFDKLGDSFSIRIGLSKYIILSRDNDIAQYILVKNQRNYDKSKFQSVYLSKYLGKGLLTSDGDFWLKQRRLIQPAFHKQKMNMLVDNMNKTITSEIDNLKEEQFFDVFPAMSELAFNVVAKSLFEFSISEDKLQRIKFIIEEVQKFLIKEIRLPHKAFWFSLSGQVRKHLKLAEENNTIIQEIIEARNDSNEEFNDLLNMLMETRYEDTGEGMSMKQLIDEIKVLFIAGHETTANALTFTLQFLGNNTEVQQKIFDEIAEVEAETDNVIEQLQKMVYTNAVINESMRLYPPAWITDRQNVEDDSLVHFNIKKDTLIGISFYELHRNPKYWERPDEFIPERFLGEQKKKSMPYFYPFGAGPRMCIGSGFAVYEMCLAISQIVKRYVIKSKSTSIAFNPLVTLKPVNVEVSFSKR; encoded by the coding sequence ATGCCGGCAGGTGAAAAATACAATTACCCTTCTACATTATCCATAATAAGATTTTTTTTGGATGCAGAAGGGGTGCGTAAAAATCCTATTCCTTTTCACAAAAGATACTTTGACAAATTAGGAGATTCTTTTTCAATCAGGATTGGTTTATCAAAATATATCATTTTATCAAGGGATAATGATATAGCACAATATATTTTGGTTAAAAACCAAAGGAACTACGACAAATCAAAATTTCAATCTGTATACCTTTCCAAATATTTAGGAAAAGGACTTTTAACCAGTGATGGTGATTTTTGGTTAAAGCAGAGAAGACTTATTCAGCCTGCATTCCATAAACAGAAAATGAATATGCTGGTCGATAATATGAATAAAACTATTACTTCTGAAATTGATAATTTGAAAGAAGAGCAGTTTTTTGATGTTTTCCCTGCAATGAGTGAATTAGCTTTTAATGTTGTGGCCAAGTCATTATTTGAGTTTTCTATCTCGGAAGATAAACTTCAAAGAATAAAATTTATAATAGAAGAAGTTCAGAAATTTTTGATTAAAGAAATCCGGCTTCCACATAAAGCATTTTGGTTTTCGTTAAGCGGACAAGTTCGAAAACATCTAAAGCTTGCTGAAGAAAACAATACTATTATTCAGGAAATTATTGAAGCAAGAAACGATTCAAATGAAGAATTCAACGATTTACTGAACATGCTTATGGAAACCCGATATGAAGATACGGGAGAAGGCATGTCGATGAAACAGTTGATAGATGAAATTAAAGTACTTTTTATTGCCGGACATGAAACAACAGCTAATGCTTTAACTTTTACATTGCAATTTTTAGGCAATAATACTGAAGTACAGCAGAAGATTTTTGATGAAATTGCAGAAGTCGAAGCAGAAACAGATAATGTTATCGAACAGCTTCAAAAGATGGTTTATACCAATGCCGTAATAAATGAATCTATGCGTTTGTATCCGCCTGCCTGGATTACAGACAGACAAAATGTTGAAGATGATTCTTTAGTTCATTTTAATATAAAAAAAGATACCCTGATTGGAATTTCGTTTTATGAACTGCACCGAAATCCCAAATACTGGGAGAGACCGGATGAATTTATTCCTGAAAGATTTCTTGGAGAACAGAAGAAAAAATCAATGCCTTATTTTTATCCTTTTGGAGCAGGACCGCGAATGTGTATTGGCAGCGGATTTGCTGTCTATGAAATGTGTCTGGCCATTTCACAGATTGTAAAACGATATGTAATTAAATCTAAAAGTACTTCCATAGCATTTAATCCGCTGGTAACTTTAAAACCGGTGAATGTTGAAGTTTCATTTTCTAAAAGATGA